From Ignavibacterium sp.:
TCTCCTATGAGCGTTGTGTCTGTCTCAGATGAGTCCTTTATTAATTTTCTGATTATATAAATTGTATCAACGCGCGCGGTGATTTGTTTCAAATCAACCGCTTCTGTAGTCTTAGTTGTATCGGAATTTATTATTTCCCTTGTGGTGCTTACAATCTGCTGGTCTTTATGCCCGCGAGATATGTTTAAACCTGAAATCAGACCAGCTATGTATGCAACTAACAGATATAATAATATTGTTTTCATAAATTCAGATTTCATATGATTCGCCCCCCTGGAAAATTTTGTTGTCAAGTATTTTTGATCCTTTTTTTCTGATTGATTTTATTTGCTTAAATACAGTCTGTTTTGTTATTCCAATTGCCTCGGCTATTTCGCTTATCCGCATACGCTCGACCAGGTAAAAGAAAAGTATATTTATTTGCTTTTCGGTCAGCTTCTCAAGAAGCTGGTTGGTTCGCTTGTAGAGATAATTGATTTCTGCTCTGTCTTCTTCATCGAGATAATTATTTATTGTTATTTCAAGGTTTGTTGTTTTGTGTGTAGTAAAATCTTTTATCGCCGCGATGATTAT
This genomic window contains:
- a CDS encoding sigma factor-like helix-turn-helix DNA-binding protein, which encodes MKNTYYLDDFQYDSIWLLERQQELETRAYESKRAQFRLEIIIAAIKDFTTHKTTNLEITINNYLDEEDRAEINYLYKRTNQLLEKLTEKQINILFFYLVERMRISEIAEAIGITKQTVFKQIKSIRKKGSKILDNKIFQGGESYEI